Genomic window (Nitrospiria bacterium):
GGGAGACGGAAAAGTGATCAACGACCTGGAGCACAACTATCGAATGGAGGATTCCATCATCAAGTTTCTCACGGTGAAGCCTTCAAAAGGCGATTCGGGCACGCTGGTCATGCCGTCACCGGATGAAGGACGCCCCTTCCGGAGCCGATCCGGACATGACCGGGACGATCGCCGGTGGTCGGAATCGGGTAAAAAGGCGGATTAGAATAGATGGTCAGTTACAACAAGGTCATCCTGATCGGCAACCTCACCAAAGATCCCGAGATCCGTTACACGCCCAGCGGCACGCCGGTGGCCAACTTCCGTCTTGCGGTCAACCACAAATACAAGCAGGGCGACGACCTCAAGGAAGAGGTCTGTTACATCGATGTGGTCGTTTTTGGAAAACAGGCTGAGAATTGCGGCCAGTATTTGAATAAGGGACAGAGCGTCATCGTGGATGGGCGGCTTCAGGAGCGCCGATGGGAGACCGAGGACGGCCAGAAACGAAGCAAGCATGAAGTGGTGGCTCAGGCCGTCCGTTTCATGCCTAAGCGCGGGGAGTCGGCCCCTCCAAGCGGAAAGGCGGACTCCGTTTCGGAAGATGTCGAGCCGGCCTTGGGGGGAGCGGAAAACGATGTGCCGTTCTAATTTCCCCGGCGCGTTTAATCCATGACCCGATCGAAGGTCTGCGTGCGAAGCACAAAGCGACGGCATGCATGGCCATAAATAAATAAAAAAGCGAGACCACTTCAGGCAACGACAAGGAGGATTCAGTGGAGAAAGGCCGGTTTACCCAGCGGAAGAAGAATTGCCGCTTTTGCACCGACAAAATCAAGTTTATCGATTACAAAGACACCTCGCTGTTGCGAAACTTTGTGACGGAGCGGGGCAAGATCGTTCCGCGACGGATTTCCGGCAATTGCGCGTCCCATCAGAGAGATGTCGGCCAAGCCATTAAGAGGGCCCGGAGCATTGCTCTTTTGGCGTTTGCCGAAGAACGATAGAATTCGTGACCCGTCTCAAGGTTCTTTCTGAAGCCGTTCGATGATCTCCGAGATGAGTTCAATCGGATTGAGCACAAGCGGGATGGCTTGATCCGGCAGATGGCCGGGCGTAAACTGAAAATGACCTTCTTCCCACCGAAAGAGGCTGTAGATAATTTCCTTGACTTGAAGCTTGAGTCCGTCGAATAATTCCTTGGGAGTTAGAAATCCCAGCTCCACAATGATCGCGCCGAATTTTTTATGGGTGGCACCCTGGAGTTTAAGCGCCGCATCCATTTGCTCGCGTCTGAGTTTTCCGGCGTTGATCAGGATATATCCCAGCCGGTCCCCCGATAAGTTTGATGACGCAGAGACGATGTTCCCGTCCTTAACGTAGATCGATTTTTCCTGCCCGTCGTGTTGCAGAGTCAGTGTTCCGGTAACCTTGGATGATTGGAGATTCTGGAGGAGGTCCGATAAAGGGATGTTTTGAAGGTTACCGGAAAAGGGTTCATGGTTGGTCATCGTTGGCCGCGTTGTTTTAATTATATCCAAACCAAACGCCTTGTCAAGAATGAGAACCCCGGCCGGATATAAATTTTCTTGACGGATGAACCGCAACTTGTTATAGTTCTCGGGCATTGAGTAGGGTCCTCGGCGGAGTCGGAATTGAAAATCAAGTCCCAGACACAGTTTAATCCGGTTTCACCCAATAAGGACGGCCTTCAGGCCTTTATCGAAAAGCGGCGGTCACTTCGTTTGCCCTTGTTCGTATTGGAAATAAGATGGAGAAAATACAACAAGGTATTCATCGGTCATACGCAGAACATCAGCATCGGCGGTCTGTTCATGTCCACCGAACGTCCCCTTCAAGCCGGGGAACAGTTTCCGATCGAGTTTGTCCTTCCGGACAGGAAAACCAAGATCAACTGCACCGGAGAGGTCACCTGGACGCGGTCTTATGCGGCGGAGGGAGCCGGCTCGGAAGGCATCGGCGTCCGTTTCGTGGATCTCAATGACCAAAAAATGAAAGCGATTGGTCAATGGATCAAGAAACAGGAGACCTCCAAAAAGAAACAGGCCTGAGAAGGTCGTGGATCTATGGGGTCCATCGGTACCGATCCCGCCGCGTAGCACGGTTCCGATTTCTGCGACGATCACCTCGGGTTATCCCATTTTACTTCTCCATCCGCCAACTGTTCGGCATGCAGACCGATTCATGGACCTTCAGGTTTAGGCCACGGCCCGTCACCGGGGTTTACGGGCTTCCGAAGCTCGTCCCTGAAACTAAAGTGTAAGCCGCCGCGGCCTTCGACCCGGATAAAAGAGAGGCTTTTCTGGATGGGCGGAAAGACGAAGACGGCCAAACCGGAGGCGGAAAAGCGAAAACGAAGGGATCGTAGGGATCCGCTTCGTGACCGACGGACGAATGAACGCCGCAAAACGGAACGGCGCAAGGCCGGTCGGCGCAAAGAGTTCTGTCCCACTTGCGGGGGAGAATTAACCCCAACCGACTATTGTCCTTCCTGCAAGGTCCGGGTCGTCAAAATTCGGGTGTCGCCCCAACGTTGAGCGCGCGGATGAAACATCCCGTATTCATGCCGCTTTCGGGATTCATTCTGGCGATGGCCGTTGTTTCTTGCGCCTCGATTCCCCGGTCTCGGCTTGATTATCCGGTCGGGTACCGAGAGAGCGGTATCGCCTCCTGGTACGGAGAGGAATTTCAAGGGAGACCGACCGCCAACGGTGAGACGTATAACATGTACGCCATGACGGCCGCCCACCGTCTGATGCCGCTCGGGACGACGGTCAAGGTCACCCGCCGAGAGACTGGACAATCGGTCATGGTGAGGGTAAACGACCGAGGCCCCTTCGTGCGGGGACGCATTCTGGATCTTTCCTACGGAGCGGCCAGGGCTTTGGGCATGACCGGGACCGGTACGGCTCCCGTCCTGATCGAGGTGGTCTTCCTCCCGAAAGATTCCTCGATGACGGCGGGCGGTCTGTTTACCGTACAGGCGGGTGCGTTCGAGGTGGAGGAGAATGCAAAACAATTGGCGGAACGGTTGAGGAAGAAGTACCCCGATGTTTATTTGATGACGATGCGGTCGAATCAGAGCATGATTTACCGTGTGAGGGTGGGTTTGCTTGGTCGAAAAGAGGTTGCATTTGAACTGGCCGAGCGATTGTCCAGGGAAGAACGGCTGGACCCCTTCGTGACGCGGAAAGATCCTTAAGATTGCAAATACGGCCACGACTCGGATGAAAATCCTGGTGCGCGGCCCTCGTTACGTCGCCAAGTTTACGGCAGCGGGCTTCAGGAACTCAATCGAACCTGTTCAAAGGAGAAATGC
Coding sequences:
- the rpsF gene encoding 30S ribosomal protein S6, which gives rise to MQMYESIFILRPTLTEEEVTKVVEKMKGAVEKNGGTILQSENWGKRKLAYEVEKEKKGTYVIFRFKGDGKVINDLEHNYRMEDSIIKFLTVKPSKGDSGTLVMPSPDEGRPFRSRSGHDRDDRRWSESGKKAD
- a CDS encoding single-stranded DNA-binding protein — translated: MVSYNKVILIGNLTKDPEIRYTPSGTPVANFRLAVNHKYKQGDDLKEEVCYIDVVVFGKQAENCGQYLNKGQSVIVDGRLQERRWETEDGQKRSKHEVVAQAVRFMPKRGESAPPSGKADSVSEDVEPALGGAENDVPF
- the rpsR gene encoding 30S ribosomal protein S18 — protein: MEKGRFTQRKKNCRFCTDKIKFIDYKDTSLLRNFVTERGKIVPRRISGNCASHQRDVGQAIKRARSIALLAFAEER
- a CDS encoding DUF4388 domain-containing protein codes for the protein MTNHEPFSGNLQNIPLSDLLQNLQSSKVTGTLTLQHDGQEKSIYVKDGNIVSASSNLSGDRLGYILINAGKLRREQMDAALKLQGATHKKFGAIIVELGFLTPKELFDGLKLQVKEIIYSLFRWEEGHFQFTPGHLPDQAIPLVLNPIELISEIIERLQKEP
- a CDS encoding PilZ domain-containing protein; this encodes MKIKSQTQFNPVSPNKDGLQAFIEKRRSLRLPLFVLEIRWRKYNKVFIGHTQNISIGGLFMSTERPLQAGEQFPIEFVLPDRKTKINCTGEVTWTRSYAAEGAGSEGIGVRFVDLNDQKMKAIGQWIKKQETSKKKQA
- a CDS encoding septal ring lytic transglycosylase RlpA family protein, producing the protein MKHPVFMPLSGFILAMAVVSCASIPRSRLDYPVGYRESGIASWYGEEFQGRPTANGETYNMYAMTAAHRLMPLGTTVKVTRRETGQSVMVRVNDRGPFVRGRILDLSYGAARALGMTGTGTAPVLIEVVFLPKDSSMTAGGLFTVQAGAFEVEENAKQLAERLRKKYPDVYLMTMRSNQSMIYRVRVGLLGRKEVAFELAERLSREERLDPFVTRKDP